The following proteins are encoded in a genomic region of Candidatus Hydrogenedentota bacterium:
- a CDS encoding tetratricopeptide repeat protein, with protein MKLITSRHWWPMIALAILCIAVYGRCITFEYVLYDDPNIIFENEHVIQGLTWDSARWAILHPNFGLYMPLPTLTFMLDYSLYGDWAGGFHVSTLLWHILCVCLFYRVMGRLTKNYTAVFFASALVAIHPVQAMTINWISARNEIMPAVFLLLCIDLYRRYTEQEKGAYRKSAFFYAMSLLCMFLGMMSKQGAVLLPIVLLLFDYWPLKRIEISFSRFPKTLSRALTLAAEKIPYMLFSGLGVFFAFYGKRDFGAFKGSRIMSPLENIGFAMTGFIRYLFHLIYPDRYIMGFIADWTPPLWMVFGAALILIIITALALSQLWRRPWAIVLWGWFFFFLFPVSGLVRYAEESIALRYLYVPSMGLFLLLGFGLYELSTGKVQAQKNKEPAIAPAYWVPALLLLVLLSALAFRQSGFWATSEILAQRALVVTHGNNALAHNHLGVIRGRQGLQKQAFAHMEKCVELEPNRNIWLTNYAIMLNTAERYKESLKITTSLVEKIPSSPVVLNLHGAALAGNQRFEEAIPYLERAHEMEPDYVPVLYNYGVCLFNVGRVEEAKSFLKHALEIQPTHNLSKHALAQIEAQ; from the coding sequence ATGAAACTCATTACATCCCGTCATTGGTGGCCCATGATTGCACTGGCTATACTTTGCATCGCCGTCTATGGGCGCTGCATTACTTTCGAATATGTACTCTATGACGACCCCAATATTATTTTTGAGAATGAGCATGTGATCCAAGGGCTCACTTGGGATAGCGCACGCTGGGCAATTTTACATCCCAACTTCGGGCTTTATATGCCCCTGCCAACGCTGACCTTCATGCTCGACTATAGTCTATACGGGGACTGGGCAGGCGGCTTTCACGTGAGCACGCTGCTTTGGCATATTTTATGTGTTTGCCTTTTCTATCGCGTGATGGGAAGGCTCACAAAAAACTACACGGCCGTTTTTTTCGCCTCCGCATTGGTCGCCATACACCCCGTTCAAGCCATGACCATCAATTGGATCTCTGCGCGTAATGAAATCATGCCCGCCGTTTTCTTGCTCCTTTGTATCGACCTGTACCGACGCTACACGGAACAGGAAAAGGGAGCTTACCGGAAAAGCGCTTTTTTCTATGCCATGTCGCTGCTCTGTATGTTTCTCGGAATGATGAGTAAACAAGGCGCCGTATTGTTACCTATCGTCTTGTTGCTCTTTGATTATTGGCCTTTAAAAAGAATAGAGATTTCCTTTAGCCGCTTCCCCAAGACCCTGAGCCGTGCCCTAACCCTCGCCGCGGAAAAAATACCCTACATGCTATTTTCAGGATTGGGTGTCTTTTTTGCATTCTATGGCAAACGCGATTTCGGCGCCTTTAAAGGAAGCCGCATCATGTCTCCTCTTGAAAATATCGGTTTTGCAATGACAGGCTTTATCCGATACCTTTTCCATCTGATCTATCCCGACCGCTATATCATGGGCTTTATCGCTGATTGGACACCGCCTTTGTGGATGGTCTTCGGCGCTGCCCTCATCTTGATAATCATAACGGCACTGGCACTGAGCCAACTGTGGCGGCGTCCGTGGGCGATTGTCCTGTGGGGATGGTTTTTCTTTTTCCTATTTCCCGTGAGCGGGCTCGTTCGCTACGCAGAAGAGTCCATCGCCTTGCGTTACCTCTATGTGCCGTCTATGGGACTCTTCTTGCTGCTCGGCTTTGGGCTTTATGAACTGAGCACCGGAAAAGTCCAAGCACAAAAGAACAAAGAACCTGCTATCGCCCCCGCCTATTGGGTACCGGCTCTCCTGCTCCTTGTACTCTTATCGGCATTGGCATTTCGGCAAAGCGGCTTCTGGGCGACCTCAGAAATATTGGCGCAGCGCGCCCTCGTCGTGACCCATGGCAACAACGCCTTGGCACACAATCATCTCGGCGTAATCCGCGGCAGACAGGGCTTACAAAAGCAAGCCTTTGCCCATATGGAAAAATGCGTGGAACTGGAACCCAACCGCAATATATGGCTCACCAATTACGCCATCATGCTCAACACGGCAGAACGCTATAAAGAGAGCTTGAAAATAACCACATCCCTTGTGGAAAAGATACCGTCCTCGCCGGTCGTTCTCAATTTGCACGGAGCCGCTCTGGCAGGAAATCAGCGTTTTGAAGAAGCCATACCTTATCTGGAGCGTGCCCACGAAATGGAACCCGATTATGTGCCGGTCCTATACAATTATGGTGTATGTCTGTTTAATGTAGGGCGTGTTGAAGAAGCGAAATCTTTTTTAAAGCATGCTTTAGAAATCCAACCCACCCATAACCTATCCAAGCATGCCCTTGCGCAAATCGAAGCGCAATAA